Proteins encoded by one window of Bradyrhizobium sp. B097:
- a CDS encoding error-prone DNA polymerase — MSAPLPDYAEIGITSNFSFLRGGSDPRAYVHQASELGIPVIGLADHNTLAGVVRAWKELDSDKVAHPPKLLIGARIVFIDGTPDILVYPRDRAAYGRLCQLLTRGKRGGGSERIEKGDCRLTLSDLLDFAEGQLLVLALPHRFEEEKALDLLARLKASAADGVWLAASLLYRGDDRRRLARLHGLATDAGVPLLATNEVLYHHPARRPLQDVLTCIREKTTIEAVGRRLEANAERHLKPAHEMIRLFRDLPDAIAETMRFAKRISFSLDQLKYQYPDEPVPPGKTAQQHLEDLTWAGVDKYFGGEIDAKLRATLNKELALIAELQYAHYFLTVHDIVHYARSQNILCQGRGSAANSAVCYVLGVTSVDPTKVDLLFERFISKERLEPPDIDVDFEHSRREEVMQYVYRRYGRHRAAIIATIIHYRPRSAIRDVGKAFGLTEDVTAALADTVWGSWGKGLNDMQVRQAGLDPKNAMINLAVELATELIEFPRHLSQHVGGYVLTQDRLDTYVPIGNAAMDDRTFIEWDKDDVDALHMMKVDVLALGMLTCIRKCFDLIDDHKGERWELASVPQDEKEVYDMLCRGESLGVFQVESRAQMNMLPRLRPRTFYDLVIEVAIVRPGPIQGDMVHPYLRRRNGQEKVSYPAPAPDQGDKDELYNVLHKTLGVPLFQEQAMRIAIEAAHFTSEEANGLRRSMATFRNLGTIGSYEEKLVGNMVARGYDPDFARSCFDQIKGFGSYGFPESHAASFAQLVYISSWLKHHHPDAFCCGLLNSQPMGFYAPAQIVGDARNNDVTVREVDVSFSFAQNTLEERDGKHCAVRLGFRQIDGFHWLDEDEERLKRMQQTLRNARSVNVPESGRHERMGSLPPCGGELERGVSHDHRPCGLPLSLTSRASSARLGPRKGGGNPSTSRAASVGDELDWADRIVAARNRRPFTSLEDFARDTALPKRALILLADADAFRSLGLDRREALWAVRRLPDDVPLPLFEAATAREQPDEGAKPLPEMPRPEQVVADYQTIRLSLKGHPMEFLREMFTRERVVACHTINRSNDRRRVSCAGVVLVRQRPGSAKGVVFMTLEDETGIANIVVWPKVMEQYRKEVMGARLILVEGYIQSSPEGVTHLVAQRMTDRSHDLIGLANESLSSKHPVPAGPALIEPLNDEPLNDDRRDHGDNSPQRIRHPRNVRILPPSRDFH; from the coding sequence ATGAGCGCGCCTCTACCCGATTATGCCGAGATCGGCATCACCAGCAATTTCTCCTTCCTGCGCGGCGGCTCCGATCCGCGCGCCTATGTGCATCAGGCGAGCGAACTTGGGATTCCCGTGATCGGGCTCGCCGATCACAACACGCTGGCCGGCGTGGTGCGCGCCTGGAAGGAGCTCGACAGCGACAAGGTCGCCCATCCGCCCAAGCTTCTGATCGGCGCCCGCATCGTCTTCATCGACGGCACGCCCGATATCCTGGTCTATCCGCGCGATCGCGCCGCCTATGGCCGGCTCTGCCAATTGCTCACCCGCGGCAAGCGCGGCGGCGGCAGCGAACGCATCGAGAAGGGCGACTGCCGGCTCACTCTGTCCGATCTGCTCGATTTCGCCGAAGGCCAGCTTCTGGTGCTGGCGCTGCCGCATCGTTTCGAAGAGGAGAAAGCGCTTGATCTGCTCGCGCGATTGAAGGCCAGCGCCGCCGACGGCGTCTGGCTGGCCGCAAGCCTGCTCTATCGCGGCGACGACAGGCGCCGCCTCGCGCGGCTGCATGGCCTCGCCACTGACGCCGGCGTGCCGCTGCTTGCCACCAACGAGGTGCTCTATCACCATCCTGCGCGCCGCCCGCTGCAGGACGTGCTGACCTGCATCCGCGAAAAGACCACGATCGAGGCTGTCGGCCGCAGGCTCGAGGCCAATGCCGAGCGGCATCTCAAGCCGGCGCATGAGATGATCAGGCTGTTCCGCGATCTGCCGGACGCGATCGCGGAGACCATGCGCTTTGCGAAACGCATCTCCTTCTCGCTCGACCAGCTCAAATACCAGTATCCCGACGAGCCGGTGCCGCCGGGCAAGACCGCGCAGCAGCATCTGGAGGATTTGACCTGGGCCGGCGTCGACAAATATTTCGGCGGCGAGATTGACGCAAAACTTCGCGCCACCCTGAACAAGGAGCTCGCGCTGATCGCCGAGCTGCAATACGCGCATTACTTCCTCACCGTGCACGACATCGTGCACTATGCGCGCAGCCAGAACATCCTGTGCCAGGGGCGGGGCTCGGCGGCCAATTCGGCGGTGTGTTACGTGCTCGGCGTCACCTCGGTCGATCCGACCAAGGTCGATCTCTTGTTCGAGCGCTTCATCTCCAAGGAGCGGCTGGAGCCGCCCGACATCGACGTCGATTTCGAGCATTCGCGGCGCGAGGAGGTGATGCAGTATGTCTATCGCCGCTATGGCCGCCACCGTGCAGCGATCATCGCCACCATCATCCATTATCGACCGCGCAGCGCGATCCGCGACGTCGGCAAGGCCTTCGGGCTGACCGAGGACGTCACCGCGGCGCTCGCCGACACCGTGTGGGGCAGCTGGGGCAAGGGCCTCAACGACATGCAGGTGCGGCAGGCCGGGTTGGACCCGAAGAACGCGATGATCAACCTCGCGGTCGAGCTCGCCACCGAGCTGATCGAGTTTCCGCGCCATCTCTCGCAGCATGTCGGCGGCTATGTACTGACCCAGGACCGGCTCGACACCTATGTGCCGATCGGCAACGCCGCGATGGACGACCGCACCTTCATCGAATGGGACAAGGACGACGTCGACGCGCTTCATATGATGAAGGTCGACGTGCTGGCGCTGGGCATGCTGACCTGCATCCGCAAATGCTTCGACCTGATCGATGACCACAAGGGCGAGCGCTGGGAGCTCGCCTCGGTCCCGCAGGACGAAAAAGAAGTCTACGACATGCTGTGCCGCGGCGAGTCGCTCGGCGTGTTCCAGGTCGAGAGCCGCGCCCAGATGAACATGCTGCCGCGCTTGAGGCCGCGCACCTTCTACGATCTCGTCATCGAGGTCGCGATCGTGCGTCCGGGTCCGATCCAGGGCGACATGGTGCATCCTTATCTCAGGCGGCGGAACGGCCAGGAAAAGGTCAGCTATCCAGCGCCGGCGCCGGACCAGGGTGACAAGGACGAGCTCTACAACGTGCTGCACAAGACGCTCGGCGTGCCGTTGTTCCAGGAGCAGGCGATGCGGATCGCGATCGAGGCGGCACATTTCACCTCGGAAGAAGCTAACGGCCTGCGCCGCTCGATGGCGACCTTCCGCAACCTCGGCACCATCGGCAGCTATGAGGAGAAGCTGGTCGGCAACATGGTCGCGCGCGGCTACGATCCGGATTTCGCCCGCAGCTGCTTCGATCAGATCAAGGGCTTTGGCAGTTACGGTTTCCCGGAAAGCCATGCCGCGAGCTTCGCGCAACTCGTCTACATCTCCTCATGGCTGAAGCACCATCATCCCGATGCGTTCTGCTGCGGCCTGCTCAACTCGCAGCCGATGGGCTTCTATGCCCCGGCGCAGATCGTCGGCGACGCCCGCAACAACGACGTCACGGTGCGCGAGGTCGATGTCTCCTTCAGCTTTGCGCAGAACACGCTGGAGGAGCGCGACGGGAAGCATTGCGCAGTGCGGCTCGGCTTCCGCCAGATCGACGGCTTTCACTGGCTGGATGAGGACGAGGAGCGGTTGAAGCGGATGCAGCAGACGCTGCGTAATGCGCGAAGCGTAAACGTACCTGAGTCAGGGAGGCACGAACGGATGGGCTCTCTCCCCCCTTGCGGGGGAGAGTTGGAGAGAGGGGTAAGCCACGACCACCGCCCGTGCGGCTTACCCCTCTCCCTAACCTCGAGAGCGAGCTCCGCTCGTCTCGGACCCCGCAAGGGGGGAGGGAACCCGTCCACCTCCCGCGCGGCCTCGGTCGGAGATGAGTTGGACTGGGCCGACCGCATCGTCGCCGCGCGCAACCGGCGGCCGTTCACGTCGCTGGAGGACTTCGCCCGCGACACCGCTCTCCCCAAGCGCGCGCTGATCCTGCTCGCCGACGCCGATGCGTTCCGCTCGCTCGGGCTCGACCGCCGCGAGGCGCTGTGGGCGGTACGGCGGTTGCCCGACGATGTGCCGCTGCCGCTGTTCGAGGCCGCCACCGCGCGCGAGCAGCCGGATGAGGGCGCAAAACCGCTGCCGGAGATGCCGCGTCCCGAGCAGGTGGTCGCCGACTATCAGACCATCCGCCTGTCGCTGAAGGGCCATCCGATGGAATTCTTGCGCGAGATGTTCACCAGAGAGCGCGTCGTCGCCTGTCACACGATCAACCGCAGCAACGACCGCCGCCGCGTCAGTTGCGCCGGCGTCGTGCTGGTGCGGCAGCGGCCGGGCAGCGCCAAGGGCGTCGTGTTCATGACGCTGGAGGACGAGACCGGCATCGCCAACATCGTGGTGTGGCCGAAGGTGATGGAGCAGTATCGGAAAGAGGTGATGGGCGCGCGCCTGATCCTGGTCGAGGGCTACATCCAGAGCAGCCCCGAGGGCGTGACGCATCTGGTGGCGCAGCGAATGACCGACCGCTCCCACGATCTGATCGGCCTCGCCAACGAATCCCTCAGCAGCAAGCATCCGGTGCCGGCGGGTCCGGCGCTGATCGAGCCGCTCAACGACGAGCCGCTTAACGACGACCGCCGCGATCACGGCGACAACTCGCCGCAAAGGATCCGCCACCCCCGCAACGTCCGCATCCTGCCGCCGTCACGGGATTTCCATTAG
- a CDS encoding DNA polymerase Y family protein, with protein MQVQKLPSVVVAKDHNAILLHAIDEAAVRAGLSIGLPLANARAICPELTVYDADPAADLKTLNDIADWCDRFTPLVALDPPYGLFLDITGCAHLFGGERALLQIVTNALSRRGFAVSAAIAGTSIAARTLTRYTSGQIIADGAEAEAVGPLPVSALGADATITTGLRRAGLKTIGDVASRAPHEISARFGADFTTLLGHALGRGDVPISPRKPLPDYIVEKRFPEPIATDTVIALTLSSLAKTLVAAMDKQGKGARQLEASFFRTDGAVRAIMVETGRPVTRPEMIDRLFRERLDALNDPLDPGFGFDLIRLAAGRTEIVVQQQRDLDTTVHDNDEISALIDRIAARIGGKRVVVHLPLESHIPERAALALPAQHHLAAASAAAWPERVAGEPPLRPLRLFERPEPIKVPFASVPDGPPHQFTWRRALHAVVRVEGPERIAMEWWKQDGAALTRDYFRVEDAEGQRFWIFRDGLYESELRDEEGKPVPANWYVHGLFA; from the coding sequence CTGCAAGTGCAAAAACTCCCCAGCGTCGTCGTCGCAAAGGACCACAACGCGATCCTGTTGCATGCGATCGACGAGGCGGCGGTGCGGGCCGGGCTGTCGATCGGGCTGCCGCTTGCCAATGCGCGGGCGATCTGCCCGGAGCTTACGGTCTACGACGCCGACCCCGCCGCCGATCTGAAGACGCTGAATGACATCGCCGACTGGTGCGACCGCTTCACGCCGCTGGTCGCGCTCGATCCGCCTTACGGGCTGTTTCTCGACATCACCGGCTGCGCGCATCTGTTCGGTGGCGAGCGCGCGCTGCTGCAGATCGTGACCAATGCGCTGAGCCGGCGCGGCTTTGCCGTCAGCGCGGCGATTGCCGGCACCTCGATCGCGGCGCGCACGCTGACGCGTTATACCTCGGGGCAGATCATCGCCGATGGCGCAGAGGCGGAGGCGGTCGGCCCGCTGCCGGTGTCGGCGCTCGGCGCCGATGCCACAATCACCACCGGCCTGCGCCGCGCCGGCCTGAAGACCATCGGCGATGTCGCCTCGCGCGCGCCGCATGAGATCTCGGCGCGGTTCGGCGCTGATTTCACGACCCTGCTCGGCCACGCGCTCGGGCGGGGCGATGTCCCGATCAGTCCGCGCAAGCCGCTGCCCGATTACATCGTCGAGAAGCGTTTCCCCGAGCCGATCGCGACCGACACCGTGATCGCGCTGACGCTCTCAAGCCTTGCCAAGACGCTGGTTGCGGCGATGGACAAGCAGGGCAAGGGCGCGCGGCAGCTGGAAGCGAGCTTCTTCCGCACCGACGGCGCGGTGCGCGCGATCATGGTCGAGACCGGGCGGCCGGTGACGCGGCCGGAGATGATCGACCGCCTGTTCCGCGAGCGGCTCGATGCGCTCAACGATCCGCTCGACCCCGGCTTCGGCTTCGATCTCATTCGCCTCGCCGCGGGGCGTACCGAAATCGTGGTGCAGCAGCAGCGCGATCTCGACACCACGGTGCACGACAATGACGAGATCTCGGCGCTGATCGACCGCATCGCCGCCCGCATCGGGGGCAAACGCGTCGTCGTGCATCTGCCGCTGGAGAGCCACATCCCCGAACGCGCTGCGCTGGCGCTGCCGGCGCAGCATCATCTGGCCGCGGCCAGCGCGGCCGCCTGGCCGGAGCGCGTCGCCGGCGAGCCGCCGCTGCGGCCGCTCAGGCTGTTCGAGCGGCCCGAGCCGATCAAGGTGCCGTTCGCGAGTGTGCCGGACGGCCCGCCGCACCAGTTCACCTGGCGGCGCGCCTTGCATGCGGTGGTGCGGGTCGAGGGCCCCGAGCGCATCGCGATGGAATGGTGGAAGCAGGACGGCGCGGCGCTGACGCGCGATTACTTCCGCGTCGAGGATGCCGAGGGCCAGCGCTTCTGGATCTTTCGCGACGGCCTCTACGAGAGCGAGCTGCGCGACGAGGAAGGCAAGCCGGTCCCGGCCAACTGGTATGTGCACGGGCTGTTCGCATGA
- a CDS encoding DNA repair protein translates to MNGARTGTLASLRGSIARIEAPSEAAMRNRIALGHTSADAMLRGGLAPAALHEVFAAGHQGGAATGFIAGLAGRVSARKPLVWVRQDFSDRENGALSMRGLAELGLDPRLLVTVRAADVDSGLRTAADALACDALGAVVLEIWGDARQLDLVASRKLTLAAQASGVTALVLRIAATPIPSTAETRWIVRAAHSPPGHAASAWGAPRFEAELVRNRHGPVGRWIMEWKCDECQFSEPSAYPQPVAATPTHRPHQAQARAGHRLAS, encoded by the coding sequence ATGAACGGCGCACGCACGGGTACGCTTGCGTCTCTGCGCGGCAGCATCGCGCGCATCGAGGCGCCATCGGAGGCAGCGATGCGGAACCGCATCGCGCTTGGACACACGAGCGCAGACGCGATGCTGCGCGGCGGGCTTGCACCGGCCGCGCTGCACGAGGTGTTCGCGGCCGGTCATCAAGGCGGCGCGGCGACCGGCTTCATCGCCGGGCTCGCCGGACGGGTGTCAGCGCGCAAGCCGCTGGTCTGGGTGCGGCAGGATTTTTCCGATCGCGAAAACGGCGCGCTGTCGATGCGCGGGCTTGCCGAGCTCGGCCTCGATCCGCGCCTCTTGGTCACCGTGCGTGCCGCCGATGTCGACAGCGGCCTGCGCACCGCGGCCGACGCGCTCGCCTGCGATGCGCTCGGCGCGGTCGTGCTGGAAATCTGGGGCGATGCGCGCCAGCTCGATCTCGTCGCCAGCCGCAAACTGACCCTGGCCGCGCAAGCCTCCGGCGTCACCGCGCTGGTGTTGCGGATCGCGGCGACTCCGATCCCCTCGACCGCGGAGACGCGCTGGATCGTGCGCGCGGCGCATTCGCCGCCCGGCCATGCCGCAAGCGCCTGGGGCGCGCCGCGCTTCGAGGCCGAACTCGTGCGCAATCGTCATGGCCCGGTCGGGCGATGGATCATGGAATGGAAGTGTGATGAGTGCCAATTCAGTGAACCGTCGGCGTATCCTCAGCCTGTGGCTGCCACGCCTACCCATCGACCGCATCAAGCGCAAGCGCGCGCAGGACATCGCCTCGCAAGCTGA
- a CDS encoding UdgX family uracil-DNA binding protein (This protein belongs to the uracil DNA glycosylase superfamily, members of which act in excision repair of DNA. However, it belongs more specifically to UdgX branch, whose founding member was found to bind uracil in DNA (where it does not belong), without cleaving it, appears to promote DNA repair by a pathway involving RecA, rather than base excision.) translates to MRIIVLDNDTDFEGWRKAARRLALNDVKPAEVTWTVRKDDELSSASCVNDLPDAPQARFNVTAIFVELAKTAILHRNDTRFSLLYRLLWRLRSHHDLLSATDDPDVAEVHAMARAVYRDIDRMHAQLRFREIGRERTAHYVAWFEPEHRIVEFAAPFFAGRFADMPWSILTPDVCAHWDGHAISISPGVAKSEVPSEDRLEEAWRRHDNGLFNPARLKVMETPQAYWRNLPEDSIIKPLIEDAMRMTSGPFIARKAAEPRKPQDEPMARKQTHDTQAHDTIAALREEAADCRACPLWKDATQTVFGEGPQSATLMLVGEQPGDKEDLAGHPFVGPAGQMLDRALEDAGIARATVYITNAVKHFKFVPRGKIRLHQKPGTQEIRACRQWYARELDAIRPELVVALGATAAQSVLGKITPINKNRGRLIDHDGTKVLVTVHPSYLLRLPDEKAKTLEYQRFIDDLKIAADQLRSSARAA, encoded by the coding sequence ATGCGTATCATCGTGCTCGACAACGACACCGACTTCGAGGGCTGGCGCAAGGCCGCGCGGCGATTGGCGCTGAATGATGTGAAGCCTGCGGAGGTCACGTGGACCGTACGCAAGGACGACGAACTCTCGTCAGCCTCCTGCGTGAATGACTTGCCCGATGCGCCACAGGCGCGGTTCAACGTGACAGCCATTTTCGTCGAGCTCGCAAAGACCGCGATCCTGCATCGCAATGACACGCGCTTCTCCCTGCTCTATCGCCTGCTCTGGCGGCTGCGCAGCCACCATGATCTGCTCAGCGCGACTGATGATCCTGATGTGGCCGAGGTCCACGCGATGGCGCGCGCGGTCTATCGCGACATCGACAGGATGCACGCGCAGCTCCGCTTCCGCGAGATCGGCCGCGAGCGGACGGCGCATTATGTCGCCTGGTTCGAGCCGGAGCATCGCATCGTCGAGTTCGCCGCACCTTTCTTCGCCGGCCGCTTCGCCGACATGCCGTGGTCGATTCTGACTCCCGACGTCTGCGCGCATTGGGACGGGCACGCGATCTCGATCTCGCCGGGCGTCGCCAAATCCGAGGTGCCGAGCGAGGATCGGCTCGAGGAGGCCTGGCGGCGTCATGACAACGGCCTCTTCAATCCCGCGCGGCTGAAAGTGATGGAGACGCCGCAGGCCTATTGGAGGAACCTGCCCGAGGACTCGATCATCAAGCCGCTGATCGAAGACGCCATGCGCATGACCAGCGGCCCCTTCATCGCACGCAAGGCGGCCGAGCCGCGGAAGCCGCAGGATGAGCCGATGGCCCGTAAGCAAACTCACGACACGCAAGCGCACGACACGATTGCTGCCTTGCGCGAAGAGGCCGCCGATTGCCGCGCCTGCCCGCTATGGAAGGACGCAACCCAGACCGTGTTCGGCGAAGGGCCGCAAAGCGCGACGCTGATGCTGGTCGGCGAGCAGCCCGGCGACAAGGAAGATCTCGCAGGCCATCCCTTTGTCGGACCGGCCGGGCAGATGCTCGATCGCGCGCTTGAGGACGCCGGCATCGCGCGCGCCACGGTCTACATCACCAACGCGGTGAAGCATTTCAAATTCGTGCCGCGCGGCAAGATCCGGCTGCACCAGAAGCCGGGCACACAGGAGATCCGCGCCTGCCGCCAGTGGTACGCGCGCGAGCTCGACGCCATCAGGCCGGAACTCGTGGTGGCACTCGGCGCCACCGCAGCGCAGAGCGTGCTCGGCAAGATCACCCCGATCAACAAGAACCGCGGCCGCCTCATCGATCACGACGGAACCAAGGTGCTCGTCACCGTACATCCGTCCTACCTGTTGCGGCTGCCCGACGAGAAAGCCAAAACGCTGGAATATCAGCGCTTTATTGACGACCTGAAAATTGCCGCAGATCAGTTGCGTAGTTCGGCCCGCGCGGCCTGA
- a CDS encoding cation diffusion facilitator family transporter, with protein MTKTDIAEAVRYRVTGMDCSACAAKVEAAARSVAGVRDARVSIASQEMTLRTEDGTAPLLEVERSITGLGYRLARIDADEDDKVPDLSHVSPAYKRALWIVVLLNAGYGVIEIVGGFLAGSQSVKADALDFIGDGVISFLGLVAVGWGLAARAKAALLQGIFLGILGAGVLVVTAYRVVVQHEPEAQLMGILALVGLVVNVMAAVVLLPHRHGDANVRAVWLFSRNDAIGNVAVVIAALLVAWTQTPWPDLVVAVVIAALFLQSSFAIIRDARNDLSNAPSANPQRSKA; from the coding sequence ATGACGAAGACCGACATAGCCGAAGCCGTGCGCTACCGCGTCACGGGCATGGATTGCTCGGCCTGTGCTGCCAAGGTCGAAGCCGCGGCGCGGTCGGTCGCTGGCGTGCGGGATGCGAGGGTTTCGATCGCATCCCAGGAGATGACCCTTCGGACGGAAGACGGGACGGCACCGCTGCTCGAGGTCGAGCGCTCGATCACCGGGCTCGGCTACCGGCTCGCGCGCATCGATGCAGACGAGGACGACAAGGTACCGGACCTCTCGCATGTGTCGCCGGCCTACAAGCGTGCCCTTTGGATCGTGGTTCTGTTGAATGCCGGCTATGGCGTCATCGAGATCGTCGGCGGCTTCCTCGCCGGCTCGCAATCGGTGAAGGCCGATGCGCTCGATTTCATCGGCGATGGCGTGATCTCGTTTCTGGGACTGGTCGCGGTGGGCTGGGGGTTGGCGGCGCGCGCCAAGGCCGCTTTGCTACAGGGAATCTTCTTGGGCATTTTGGGAGCCGGAGTTCTCGTCGTGACGGCCTATCGCGTGGTGGTGCAGCATGAGCCGGAAGCTCAGCTGATGGGGATACTCGCCCTCGTTGGACTTGTCGTGAACGTGATGGCTGCGGTGGTGCTCCTTCCGCACCGGCACGGGGACGCTAACGTGCGTGCGGTGTGGCTGTTCAGCCGCAACGATGCCATCGGTAACGTCGCGGTCGTGATCGCCGCGCTGCTGGTTGCCTGGACGCAAACGCCGTGGCCCGACTTGGTCGTGGCGGTCGTCATTGCCGCTCTGTTTCTGCAGTCGTCCTTTGCCATCATACGGGACGCACGAAACGACCTGAGCAACGCCCCGTCGGCCAATCCTCAACGATCAAAAGCTTAG